In one Mauremys mutica isolate MM-2020 ecotype Southern chromosome 3, ASM2049712v1, whole genome shotgun sequence genomic region, the following are encoded:
- the RHAG gene encoding ammonium transporter Rh type A, translating into MPSAFATNMRFKFSILAIFLEVLIIVLFGIFVRYEDNQPSKKDKLSLYPFFQDVHVMIFVGFGFLMTFLKKYGFSSVGINMLIAALGLQWGTLMQGFWHMKKQTINIGIESMINADFSTATVLISFGAVLGKTSPVQMLIMTILEITIFSCNEHLVVNVLRATDTGASMTIHAFGAYFGLAAARVLYRPGLKEGHKNEESVYHSDMFAMIGTLFLWLFWPSFNSAIAHPDLQQRAIINTYFSMAACTLTAFALSSLVEHRGKLDMVHIQNATLAGGVAVGSCADMSIYPFGAMLIGSIAGVISVIGFKFLTPFFSSKLKIHDTCGVHNLHGLPGLLGGLASIIAAVAHVKLRETDSPSAPMQAAALGCTIGIALVGGAFAGLVLNLPFLGQAPDENCYDDSVYWEVPAEERQPAGQFSDSGDHRTVNINV; encoded by the exons ATGCCTTCAGCCTTTGCTACCAACATGAGGTTCAAATTCTCTATCCTGGCGATTTTTCTGGAGGTGTTAATTATTGTTTTATTTGGGATATTTGTAAGATATGAAGACAACCAGCCCAGCAAAAAGGATAAACTATCACTATATCCAT TCTTTCAGGATGTCCATGTGATGATATTTGTTGGGTTTGGTTTCTTAATGACCTTCCTGAAGAAATATGGATTCAGCAGTGTCGGTATCAACATGCTCATTGCTGCGCTTGGACTCCAGTGGGGTACCCTGATGCAAGGATTTTGGCACATGAAGAAACAAACAATTAATATTGGCATCGAAAG TATGATAAATGCAGACTTCAGTACAGCCACCGTCTTGATTTCATTTGGAGCTGTCTTGGGGAAAACAAGTCCAGTCCAGATGCTGATCATGACCATTCTGGAGATCACAATCTTTTCATGCAATGAACATCTTGTTGTGAACGTATTAAGG GCCACTGATACTGGAGCATCAATGACTATCCATGCTTTTGGAGCCTATTTTGGATTGGCTGCAGCGCGAGTCTTGTATCGTCCTGGTCTGAAAGAGGGACATAAAAATGAAGAGTCAGTCTACCACTCGGACATGTTTGCCATGATTG GTACCCTTTTCCTTTGGCTGTTTTGGCCCAGTTTTAACTCTGCCATTGCGCACCCTGATCTCCAGCAGAGGGCGATCATTAACACTTACTTTTCTATGGCTGCATGCACACTCACAGCCTTTGCCCTCTCAAGCCTGGTCGAACACAGAGGCAAGTTGGATATG GTTCACATTCAAAATGCCACCCTAGCAGGAGGAGTAGCAGTGGGTTCCTGTGCCGACATGAGCATCTACCCATTTGGTGCTATGTTAATTGGTAGTATTGCTGGTGTCATCTCTGTCATCGGGTTCAAGTTCTTGACT CCATTCTTTTCTTCTAAACTGAAAATTCATGACACGTGTGGTGTCCATAATTTACATGGTTTACCTGGATTACTGGGAGGTCTTGCAAGCATCATTGCCGCTGTGGCACATGTCAAATTGAG GGAGACTGACTCTCCTTCTGCTCCCATGCAGGCTGCTGCCCTGGGTTGTACCATTGGGATTGCTTTGGTAGGAGGAGCATTTGCAG GTTTGGTTCTAAATTTGCCTTTCTTGGGACAAGCACCTGATGAGAACTGCTATGACGACTCCGTTTACTGGGAG GTTCCAGCAGAAGAGAGACAACCTGCTGGTCAGTTCAGTGACTCTGGGGATCACAGAACAGTCAACATCAATGTGTAG